A portion of the Oncorhynchus gorbuscha isolate QuinsamMale2020 ecotype Even-year linkage group LG19, OgorEven_v1.0, whole genome shotgun sequence genome contains these proteins:
- the lyrm9 gene encoding LYR motif-containing protein 9 — protein sequence MPPLPGAELVRTPVHLYRYLLRCCKQLPTRAMQQHYQHAIRQGYNSHTDEDDPERIQLIIQRTISDADWILDKYNKK from the exons ATGCCCCCATTACCAGGCGCTGAGTTGGTTCGTACACCGGTTCATCTGTACCGTTACCTTCTTAGATGTTGCAAGCAATTGCCAACCCGTGCAATGCAGCAACATTATCAACATGCTATAAGACAG GGTTACAATAGTCACACAGACGAAGACGATCCTGAGAGGATTCAACTGATCATACAAAGAACTATATCAGATGCAGATTGGATTCTCGATAAA TATAATAAGAAATGA